The sequence below is a genomic window from Macadamia integrifolia cultivar HAES 741 chromosome 1, SCU_Mint_v3, whole genome shotgun sequence.
ATAGCTTACTTTATTAATTTGCTTTGTGTAAATGTAGTTAGTAAAGTGATTTAGTCTAATTAGCATAATGTTTATCTCATTAGTTCATTTTGGGCCTTATGATATGTTCATCTCACATTTTAGAATTAGTCTAAAATATTCAATCAATCTAATTAAGTATAATAATGTATGTGAACATAGATTTAGCTTTAACCAAGAAAACTAGATAGATTACTTAGGTCAACAAATCTCATCTGGAAACCAGATTTTGATGTGCATGCAGTGAACAACCCTATGGGGAAAGGCTTCATTTTATTCCAGTTTGAGCTGGAAGGAGATATGTCTGCCATTTGGAGAAGGAACCTAATCAAGGTTAGAGGACAATTGATTCGATTCCAACGCTGGAAACCAGATTTTGATGTGCATGCAGTGAACAACCCTATGGGGAAAGGCTTCATTTTATTCCAGTTTGAGCTGGAAGGAGATATGTCTGCCATTTGGAGAAGGAACCTAATCAAGGTTAGAGGACAATTGATTCGATTCCAACGCTGGAAACCAGATTTTGATGTGCATGCAGTGAACAACCCAACCAAACTGGTGTGGATCAGATTTCCAGGCCTTCccctggaatattggcatgagaagatcttgttgacaatggctaAAGGGGCAGGTAGACCTGTGGCCCTGGACAGACGCACCAGATCGGCGGCAATGGGGAATTTTGCGCGTGTTCAGGTAGAAGTGAtaattggggagaaaagggtggaAGAGATTCAGGTGGAAAGAAAGCAACCAGGAACGGGGGAgattttttggtttaaacagTTAATCGTATATGAAGATGGGTTAGCTAAATgtggtttttgcaaaaaaatcGGGCATACTTTGTTCCAAtgcaaagagaagaaggaggtggATGCTCGAGACACTGGGGCGGCAACCATGGTGAATGAAGGTGGTGCAGGGCGGAGATCCAGCTCAGAGGGCGGTGGTTTGGGTGAAGGAATTGTTTCCAATTTGGGTAAAAATCTTACCCATATGAGACAGCCTCCTACCATATTAAGAACTCAGATTAGGGACAATAGTCCAACATCTAAGGAAGGTGTGCAGGGGCAGGGAGATATTGAAATAATTATTCCCTTAGAGAAGTCTACCAATACGGGAACAAATCACAATCGTATGGGTGCAGCTAACAGTATGGAGGGTAATGGATTGGTGTCTACATTCAATGAGGAATCTGGGTCGGTGGATGGAGCGGATATGGATCATATATCTGAACCAGGAGATGAGGCAGAGATTGATCATCGTAGGTGCAACTCTCCCATTTTAGAGGAGGATGAGGCTATCTGTGGCAGGGAGGATCATATTGGTCCAGGTCAGCATGGTGAGATCGAAGAGGGTAGGGATGTGAGGTTCGAGCCTCAAATTGATAATCCAAAAACTCAGTTGCAGTACAAGGACGGGGCTATGATTGTGTATCATGAAGACGTGGTAGAAGTTGATAGAATGGCGAGCATCCTCGAGAGCAATATGGAGGGAAGAAGACAGCAAAAAGGTAAATCTTTCTCCCTTAATGAGCAGACTGCTCGAAAATCTGACAGATTGGCTCTCTTAAAAAAATGActatgaagattttattttggaatatcagaggaatgaagaagaaggctgCTAGGTTGGCCTTAGGGAATATTGTTTCGACGAGTTCCCCAGAAATTATTTGCATAGCTGAACCTATGTTGGAGGTGCAGAAATTTCCAAAGAGGTTTTTCAATAATCTTGATTTTGAAgcggattttattcataatgataGGCAGGATAAGGTTCCAAATCTGTGGGTGGTTTGGAAAAGGAGTTTATCTAAGCCGCAAGGTGTCTCTTGCTCTGATCAACATATTACTTTACGTGTGCAGTGGCAGTCGAATATCTTCACTGTGTCTTTTATTCATGCTAATTGCTTCAGAGCAGCAAGGAGAGACTTGTGGAGTAATTTGGCGGCATCGAACCCGGGTCAAGGCATTCCCTGGCTGGTGACTGGAGACTTTAATGCTACTCTGTATGCTCATGAAAAAAGAGGTCCAGGATCTTTTAATATAGGATCTGCTGCAGATTTTGGGGCATTGGTGGATAGCTGCTCCCTTATTCAGATTCCTTCACAGGGTCGAAAGTATACTTGGactaataatagaagaagaggtaaTGTTGTGGCAGTTCTGGATAGAAGTTTCTGCACAGATGCTTGGATTTCAGAGTTTCAGGATTGCCACCAAAAGGTGCTATCTAATTGTGCATCAGACCATTCTCCCCTATTGGTGGTGTCAGAAGCATTGGCGAAGCCCTCTAATTGCCCTTTCAGGTTTCAGAGGTCTTGGATTGATCACGAAAATTTCCTAAAAATTGTGAAAGAATCCTGGGATGAATGGATGTCTGGATCGGCTCTCTATATTTTTagtcagaaaattaaaagattgaaaATTGTGATTAAGGAGTGGGCTAGGGAAACATTTCCCAATGTGAATTTGGAAAAGGAAGAGGCGCTAAAGGGGTTGGAAGAGATTCAAAAGGAGATAGAGGAGATTGGTATGAACGATCAAAATTTTGCTCGtgaagctgatgcaaaaactAGGTACTTGAAGGCAATGGAGGGATATGAAAAattttgggctgaaaaagctcggATTAGATGGAGAACTCAGGGAGATAGAAGCTCGAAATTCTTTCATATGGCTGTGAAGGtgagaagaatgaaaaataccaTTAGATACCTGAAAACTGATTCAGGTCAGATCATCAATGAGAAGATGCAGTTGGAGGATTTTATTAAGAgctattatgaaaattttttaaaaaaatcggCTACTGTTGACCACATGGAAATGATGGACTGCATTCCGAAGATTTTGACGGACATTGATAGATGGAGGATGGACGCGATGCCATCTAATGATGAGATTAAAAAAGCGGTTTGGGACCTTGATCCGGAAAGCTCTCCAGGCCCAGACGGTTTTCCTGGTATGTTCTATAAATCTTGCTGGGTTATAATTTCTAATGATGTTTGTAATGCTATTAGGGGCTTCTTCAGTAAAGGTCGAATGCCTTATGGTCTTAATAGCAATTTTTTGGTGTTAATCCCGAAGATCGAAGGGGCAAATGCTTTAGATAAGTTTAGGCCTTTATGCATgggcaattttttttgtaaaattgtttctaaaataatGGCTTTAAGACTTTCTGAGGTGATGCCTCGGCTCATTTCGGAAGAACAAGGAGCATTCCAGAAGGGAAAAATCATTCACTCCAATATTACACTTGCCTCTGAGTTATCTAATATGATGTTCTCTGCGTCCAGAGGGGGTGGCATGGGGGTGAAGATAGATATTCAGAAGGCTTACGATACAATTGactgggattttatttttcatgtattGAGAAAGTTTGGGTTTTCAGAGACCTGGATTCGATGGGTCTACCAGATGCTGGTCTCTGCGAAGATCTCTGTAATTTTCAATGGTGGTCCGATTGGATATTTTGGAGTGGAGAggggtttgagacaaggggaccctatTTCCCCAATGCTGTTCATTTTGGCTGAAGAGGTTCTCTGCAGAGGTTTGAATAAACTagtggaagaaaataaattaaagcctATTAAGGGTCCTCGTGATGTGATGACGCCAGTTTACAGTTTGTTTGCTGACGATATATTCATCTTTGCTAATGCATCTATCAGATATGTTAGACATCTGAAGAAGTTTCTTAACATGTATCAAGAATTTTCTGGCCAATGTATCAATTtggagaaaagtaaattgtttgTGGGCTCGATATCTTCTCAGAGAAAGAGGGCTATTGTAGAAGAATTGGGGATTTCCCTTTGTACATTTCCTACAAGATACCtgggggtggagatttttaaaggtagAGTTAAGAAAGATTTCGTGATGCCTATTATGGACAAAGTAAAAGGCCGGTTGGCTGGGTGGAAGGGCAAGATGTTATCCCTGGCAGGAAGAGTTGAATTAGTGAAATCGGTGATTATGAGTATGCCAGCTCATAGTTTTGCTGTGTATTGGTGGCCGTCGTCGCTAATTACAACtttggagagatggatgcgCAATTTTGTCTGGTCAGGAGAGATTGATgccacaaaaaaaattgttgttaatTGGGATCAATGTTGTAAGCCGAAGGAGGAAGGGGGGTTAGGATTGAGAAGATTGAGAGATATGAATAAAGCTATGCTCTGTAAAACAGCATGGCGTATCAAGCATGAAAATTCCTTGGCCAGTAGATTCTTGAGAGCTAGATTCCTAAATAAACAGGGGTTACCGAAGGAAGGATATAGTGCTTCTTCAATATGGCCTGGCATTAgaaaaatttggaattttatttcttcaaagGAGAGATGGGTAGTTGGTGATGGGCGcaatataaaattttggaaggataaatgggtGGGAGGCTTTGCACTGGAAGAGTGTGTGGAAGATGTGGATAGATCGCTGCTTGATGGAAAGGTGGACAGATTTATAGTCAATCATAGGTGGAACATACCTGTGGTAAATTCATGCTTCATGACAGATGTTTTTAATGCTGTTGTGCAAATTAAAATCCCAAGTTATGAATGTGTTGACAAATGTGTTTGGAGTCTTTCTTATGATgggaattttaatttgaaatctgcgtgggaggatattagagaaaaaaagccAACGGTTCCCTGGGCTTCGCTCATTTGGTGTAAGAAGCAACAACCGCGGGTATCATCTCTTGCTTGGAGGGTGATCCATGGAAAGGTTCATACTgatgaaatggtaaaaaaaaaagctgtgCCTCTTGCTTCCAGATGTGTCCTTTGTAAGGCAGCAGAAGAGACAATGCAACATCTATTTATAGAGTGCCCTTTTTCTAATGAAATCTGGAATGATTTATGTCACTGTTTTAACCTTAGATGGCGTGCTCAGGTCTCTATTTTGGAGCTcgcccaatggtggaaaagaaataataaaattgtGAGCTGCAAGGAGGCGTGGACCATGGGTTTTGGTATTGTTATAGATCACttgtggagggaaagaaataatagagtCTATGAGGGTGTGGAGCGGATAACAAAATATACCTCACTTATGGTGAttgaagaaataagaagaaatgcTCCTATAGCAAAGGGAGTTAATTCCTTGGTAGACCTTGAGTGTTGCAAACGTCTGGGATTATCTATCCAAAAAGATAATCGTCGTCACATTTTGGAGGTTTATTGGTGCAAACCCCCCATTAATTGgatcaaattaaattttgatgggAGCTCTTTGGGAAATCCTGGGCACGCTGGAGCGGGAGGAATTTTTCGTGATCATCTTGGTAAAGTGATAtgttcatataaaaaatatatgggagtgACAGGGGTACTTGAGGCTGAAGTAGAGGGGCTGATGGAGGGTTTGATGCGAGCCAAGGACATGGACATTCAACATttgtggattgagtcagactcgaGTGCTGTTGTGGTTTTAATTCAGCAAAGGAAGATTCCTTGGTTTGCTTTGCAAAGGTGGATATATCTCCAGCCTTacatgagaagaatttcttggaaaatttCTCACAATTACAGAGAGGGGAATTCAGTGGCAGATTTCTTGGCAAGAGATGCGGCAAAGAGTGGTATTTCAGGAGTTGATGTGATATTGCCTCCTCACATAGGGGATTTTCTTGCTAGAGATGCCGAGGGAAGACCAAATTATAGATTCCCTTAGAGTTTTCCctttctcctgctgatggcaatgccgaaggtgggaggataGGGAGGCTATTGGTTCTTTCTTATTGTTGGATTGGTTGTTGGGTTGTAATGTACTTCTTTTATGTcttcttatgaaataaaattttagcgaaaaaaaaaaacaaatctcaTCCATTCAAAGCAGTCTAGTTCAACTTACTTTTCcttgattcaaaattcaaatgattttttttttttctttttccctcttcatAATATATGTGGGGCGTAGTCTAGGACGTAGGGTAgtacgggcgtggctggcccctcgaACCGGCCCGTAGCATTAGGTGTATATTAGGGATTCGGGTTTTCctactattttctctcttttggtctccaaccctcactcgcattagtgtagtactaatttagattgattaaagtaacgtagttaacttaattagtcatttcaattgTTGTTTATGTAATTGTATTTAGTttatttagctttttaaatcactgcattttatttcttcattcaattcaatttattaaatttttgtaattaccaatctttttccctctagtggtttgtttattcaATCaaccaattatttatttaatgtaggataattaattatattaattAGTTAAACGCATCTCATCTCACTAGCCTACATAGGATTTTTGTAGCACCTTTAATACATCCCGTAAGTTAGATCAAAACAATTGTAACTAGCATAATTAGGTTTCATAAACTGCTTTAGTTTAATCTGTTTGAACTAAATTCATTAGGCCATTAGAATGCATTCACTTAAGATAGCTTGTACAACCCTCCTCTTATTTCATTAGGTATTGACTAATTAAAAATCGACTAATacaattagttcaatttaggatttcataaattcattaatcatccatctaggttagactcaattaatcgaattaattaatttagggtttcatgagttgctcaactaatcctagggctaagtttatttaattagtttaatctaagactcataacaCATTAATCAAATAATATAgggtttttaatatttaattagtgtaatcatttcattatttgcattacAACCTAGGTTAGCATAACATAGACACATGGTTTAGTGTTTCACATATGTCAttacttagatacctagtttagcgTTTTTAGTGACCTaaatttaggactagttagtgggatacaaacaaattttggtcaaacagaaagagaccggccttagggcctggtagggtcgggcagactgggtgcctaacgccttcccagtctgtcacttgacacttgcccAGAATCCTGGTAAAGACCAATCTTATCCATTAGAGTCTTTAGTCTCTCCCCCTTAATCGGgagagacatttatgggtcctagaccctttctaagTGGCGACTCCCTTTACCCATATTGTGTATCCCCCTCTTGGCATTTGAGGACTAGGGGATACTATCTCTTAAGGGTCGAACCCTAGTGTGTGTCCATGCTAAGAGCCACATCGCGATCCGTGGAGGTCCATGTTACCTACAGTAGGTCATCCTTCTTTAACCACCAAATTTAATTGCAAATTCTCAACTTGCTAATGTTTATTTCAAAACATTGAAAATGATGGCCCTTGGTGAAAATGGTGCAATTTTTTTCCCCACGTACATCAGCATGATTCTAATTATGTacaaatctatttttttttccaagctCCATTGCTCTCTTTATTAAacacatctctttctctttgttcTTGCCATTAAAATCTTCAAACTTAAAGCAATAAATACATATGTGATAATAGATGTACCACCAAAGTTGTAGCACATCTGTACAATATAACGTAGTCCCTATAACATATAACAGAAACGAAAATCGATTGCAAGGGTAATTgagagagaaattttgaatGTTGTCCAAAGAAGTCCCAAGCAGCCCATATCTtccaaaggagagagagagagagagagagagagagagagagagagagagagagagagagagctaggcAATCAAAGAATCCTCACATGGAGCAAAGGGTCCCTCCTGTTTTAACCCTCATCAAGGGTCGAACTTAGGTGTAAATCCTAAACTTAGTATGCATAATATAAAACCATATTATGTCAAATGTTAGTATAACGTAGAATAAATGTCTATTTAAATATGTTGTTTGTATGATGTTATTGAATTAGTTAGTCAAACTATTGGcgccaaaattcaaaaatatgcGCCTGATGACGTGGCAGGGCAATATTgtgtataaaaagaaaaacatgggCTGACTGTATCGGTTCATTACCCATGTACATACAATGCAATATCAGCACACAAGGGAGATTAAGGCAAACTCATGAAGATGGATATTAATGGGACAGGTGACGACAACATATTGGAGGAATCACTTTATGGGAGAAGAGGGCAAACAACGGGGGTGATGGAGCAGTTAACTctttgtagacaccaaattttatccccccctcggcaatgatgaattacgggtaatgaggagatatatattttctctttcggaAATAAGTTGAATTTTCGGTACAAATCCAGActatcccagaacttgtgattggtaaaaatttaaatgatgcgAGGAAGGTGACCGGaagtggtcattaataccttttgctagaaGACGACAATCAAGCCTAGTAGGTGCTCGATTCCTGTATCATTGGAAACTATTTGGAAATACggtctcattgatatcttgtatgaaaaaagCAGGTCAGAGATGAGAAGGAAGGATAGAGCgggaaaggagagaaagagtaaaaaatgtattttccCTTACACTCTCAAGATATATAAGGAGAGAAAACCGGCCAAGGATGCACaatcaacaaatcaaacaaaacccAACTACAATACAactctttatttcattttatgctTTTTCTTTCCAGTATTTAGAACTAGAGATGGAGTAGACCTCTTACATTCACTTCTTTGAATTCTCAACCCACAAAGTCTATCAATTAGGCTCTAGTGATTTGTATTCAAAACCCCTTTTGAGGAATATAACGTGGTTTATTCCCTCATCCTTCTGAGGTTTTGATTGTTAGAAAGTCCCTACAGCTATCGGAGCAAGAGGAGAGCCCAAGTCGTTTGATCGAAATCAGGTTCAATATTGAATTCAGTCAAGAAAGATTCTAGCATGCCCGCACAATCACTAATACGGTTAGTTGACCATAGCATAGGGGAGGATTTTGTGCCAACACAAACATAGTCATACATGTGGGTCTATGATCCATGATTTAGaggagaatattcaaaattcAAGCAAGACCAATTTATCCACATAGGGGACTACCTAAAATCTTCCCacctctataacctgacacaaATTTGAATCTTTGGGCCTGATCATCTAagaaggatgtgaatcccttatTGACCATTAGTCGAGGGAAAAATGAGAATCTCTTCTTTCAGGCAAGTCTAGTTGCTTTGTGTTGCGGTCTTACTCCGCTCCAAGGTTTCTGTCCAGCGATAGGTAGTCCTTTCCtagcgtctctctctctctctctctggcacTGCCCCTTCTGTACGTTGGTTGGGCCGAGGATTggctgctctgataccactgttacGATCTTAGAAGAACTTAACCCCATAAATTGGATTACAAGGTGAAGGGActcaagaccatatcaacccacatcaatttctATAGGAAACCGATGTGGGATTAGCCCCCTTTAAGatgatatgggatcgtaacacCTTGTTGCAACGTGAGCCTTTACCAACCAATAAGGGTGAGAAGAAATCCCTGCCTTTATGCGAATCAGTCTCCCATAGATAAAGACTCTATGTAGAGAGCAGATACTTCAAACAAGTAAGGATTAATGACCTCAACTTTTATCTTCAGGCAGATCTAGTATAAAAGAACTCTCAAGATAGTCCCTAAAGACAATCGATATAGTAGTTAGTGCTAAATGAATATAAACAACGCCTCTTACCAACACTTGAAATGGG
It includes:
- the LOC122075665 gene encoding uncharacterized protein LOC122075665 isoform X2, which translates into the protein MSAIWRRNLIKVRGQLIRFQRWKPDFDVHAVNNPTKLVWIRFPGLPLEYWHEKILLTMAKGAGRPVALDRRTRSAAMGNFARVQVEVIIGEKRVEEIQVERKQPGTGEIFWFKQLIVYEDGLAKCGFCKKIGHTLFQCKEKKEVDARDTGAATMVNEGGAGRRSSSEGGGLGEGIVSNLGKNLTHMRQPPTILRTQIRDNSPTSKEGVQGQGDIEIIIPLEKSTNTGTNHNRMGAANSMEGNGLVSTFNEESGSVDGADMDHISEPGDEAEIDHRRCNSPILEEDEAICGREDHIGPGQHGEIEEGRDVRFEPQIDNPKTQLQYKDGAMIVYHEDVVEVDRMASILESNMEGRRQQKEE
- the LOC122075665 gene encoding uncharacterized protein LOC122075665 isoform X1; the encoded protein is MSAIWRRNLIKVRGQLIRFQRWKPDFDVHAVNNPTKLVWIRFPGLPLEYWHEKILLTMAKGAGRPVALDRRTRSAAMGNFARVQVEVIIGEKRVEEIQVERKQPGTGEIFWFKQLIVYEDGLAKCGFCKKIGHTLFQCKEKKEVDARDTGAATMVNEGGAGRRSSSEGGGLGEGIVSNLGKNLTHMRQPPTILRTQIRDNSPTSKEGVQGQGDIEIIIPLEKSTNTGTNHNRMGAANSMEGNGLVSTFNEESGSVDGADMDHISEPGDEAEIDHRRCNSPILEEDEAICGREDHIGPGQHGEIEEGRDVRFEPQIDNPKTQLQYKDGAMIVYHEDVVEVDRMASILESNMEGRRQQKVAVEYLHCVFYSC